GTTGGCAGGAAGGTAAGCAAATGGTCGAACGCGGACAAGTGATACAACGTGAGGGTCAGATAAAGATTGACGAAGGCCGCAATCTGGTTGAGGAAGGCCAAAAAATCATGCGTGAAAGTGAAGAAGGTTATAAAAACATAAAACAGTAGGCAACCCGTATACCGTTACAGGATGCTTTTTATAAAGTTTAGCGATGATAGGGGTTTAAGTCCGGTGGCTACCAGCGTTTTGCTACCGGATTGAAGCGGTTAGGCCGCGTTGCTGTCTTGAGTCTTTGGGGTTTGCGGCACTAAGGTTAAGACGGTTTTGGATATTTTAACGCCTGAGTGATGGATATCCCGATATTCCAGCTGCGTGTTGTAGCAAAAAGCGCATAGCGAAGCATTTGGCAGAAATTGCAATTCGTCTGGCGGAATTTCATCCCCGCACCTTGAGCAAAAGCTTAACTGCGTTGCCTTTGGTTTCATGTTTCCCCCTCTTTCCCGTAAAAATCGCTGCTGAGGATAAACGGAATATTTCTTGCCTTCTGTTGGAACGCCGGCATTTTTCAACACTCCGTTGTTAGGGCAATGTGATAAAGTCCAAAGTTCCTGAACTAACCCCGTGTACCGGCGCTAATCGGTGCTTGCGACATAGTGCAAATATGCGAAATATCTAATGCGATTATCCAAGCACTGACGATTCCGTAGCAAGCTTTTTTCGCTGTGGGGCGCAAGAATTTTAAAAATATGCTACTCCAAGTGCTTTAGGGGGATTATGCGTCGGAGCAAGCAGCTATGACAGATGAGATGAAGCAGGTGGGCCGGATTGAGGCCGCGCAGGGGCCGGTGGTCGATGTGCGTTGCGAATATCTGCCGCCAATCGGTCAGGCGCTTGATGTTGTGAACGGTGGCGGTCGCTATGTGCTGGTCGTGTTTCAGCATCTGGAGCCTACGCTGATTCGGGCGATTGCTTTGCATTCGGTTTCGGGCTTATTTCGCGGCATGCCGGTGTTTGATCGTGGCGACGCTTTAAATGTGCCGGTCGATCCCAGTTGTTTGGGGCGCATACTTAATGTGTTCGGCGATCCGCTTGATGGCGGCCAGCCTTTACCTAACATTAATTTCCGCAATATTCTCTCCTCTCCGCCCTTACTGTCCGATACGCTGCCTGCCTCGCAAATCTTGGAAACCGGCATCAAGGTCATCGACCTGCTTTGCCCGTTCGTGCGTGGCGGTAAAACCGGCTTGTTTGGCGGTGCCGGCGTCGGCAAAACCGTGCTGATGATGGAGTTCATGCACGCGGTGAGTGTGGCGATGCAAGGTGTATCGGTTTACGCCGGCGTTGGCGAACGCATGCGCGAAGGCCACGAACTCTGGCATGAAATGGCCGATGCCGGCGTATTACCCAAAGCACTGCTGGTCTACGGGCAAATGGACGAGTCACCCGGCGTGCGCTTTCATGTCGGTTACACCGCCTTGGCCTATGCCGAGTATTTGCGCGACACGCTGGATACCGAAGTGTTGTTTTTGATGGACAATATTTTTCGCTTCGTCCAGGCCGGTAGCGAAATTTCCGGTTTGCTGGGGCGGATGCCCGCCACGGTCGGCTATCAACCCACTCTACTGACCGAAGTTGCGTCGCTGGAAGAACGTATCGTCTCCACCAAATCCGGCTCCATCACCTCGGTGCAGGCTGTGTATGTGCCGGCCGATGACATGTCTGATCCGGCAGTGGCGACCATCCTTGGGCATCTGGATAGCGTGGTCATCTTATCGCGGCAACAGGCCGCCAAAGGAATATATCCGGCCATCGATCCTTTACGCTCCAGCAGCCGGATCATGGATCACCATATCCTGGGCGACCGGCACTACCAGGTGGCGCGTGCCGTGCGCGAGCATTTGTCGCGCTATCGAGAATTGGAAGATATTATCGCCATGCTCGGTATCGAAGAGCTCTCCCAAGAGGACCGCCGCATCGTCGAACGGGCGCGCCGCTTGCAACGCTATCTGACTCAACCGTTTACCACCGTTGCCGACCATACCGGCATGCCGGGCGTGCGCGTGCCGCTGGCGCAAACTATTGCCGACTGCGAAGCATTCATGGACGGCCAATATGACCAGCTCAGCGAAGCCGATTGCTATATGAAAGGCGCAATGTCGGCATGAACGGGTTTGCGTTAACTTTGCTGGATAGTCGTGGCGCCGAGCATTTCGATACCGTTACTCAGTTTATCGGTGCCGATACCGACGGCAGTTTCGGGATTTTGGCGGGGCATATTCACTGCGTGGCTTTGTTGAGATACGGGCTGGCCCGTTTCTGCGATCAAGCCGATGTCTGGCATTATTTGGCCTTGCCCAGCGGCGTGCTGCGCTTTGCCGACAATCAACTGACTGTGACGACGGTGCGCTATTTTCTCGGCAAAGACCGCGATAGCATCTGCGAACGACTCGCCGCGGAAATGGCCCAGGCCGATTCAGAAGTACATACCGCGCGGGCGACGTTGTCGGAAATTGAACATTCTTTGGTGCGGCGCCTAGCCGAATTGAGTAGTCGCGGATCAGCGGGAATATAGCCATGAGTTTTCGCAACAAATTAATCGAACACACCCGCCGCGATCTGCGCCGCTTGGAAGATAAAACCCGCCGCCCGGCGACTTGGGTAGGCATGTTGTTTTATGGCGGTACGCTGGGTTTGTTGTTTGTAGTGCCTATCGTCGCCGGTGCGTATTTGGGGCGGTGGTTGGATACATTGGCCACCGGTTATTCGGTGCGCTGGACTGTCAGTTTGATCGTGTTGGGTATTGGGGTTGGCGCTTATAATGTTTTTCGATTTTTGCAGGAAAAAAGCTGATTTTTTTCGGATTTATTCTTCACGAAAATTCGAAATGAGCGCTATTATTTGTTGAAAATACACGAGGAATATTTTACGGCTCTTCGGCGTAGCAAACTTTACATCGATCAACGTTGCACTCAATAACCAGACTAAAATGAAACCACCCTTGCTGCGTTTAGCTCTTCCCTTATTAGCCTTATTTTTATTAAATGCTTGCACCAGCAGTTCGCCGGTAAAGCGAGAGAAAATGGCGTCGGTAAGGCCGAATATCGTCCAACAGCGACCGTCTTATCAACCGCAACCGACGCCGTATAAACCGGCGTTTTATACAGGGACTTTCCCAAAACCGGCAGCGTTGGAGCCGGCCGTGGATTTCTGGCGAAAAACCTATGCGGTCTGGCAGCGTTCCGAAGTGGCTTTTCATGACGACCGTTATTTGGATGTCGTCTACGAAGTGATGACCTTACCGGGCTATGTCGCGGAAGGCCTGACGGCAGAACAAAAAGACATGATCAGCCAGCGCCGCGAGTATTGGAAAGCCCAATTGGCGGAATTGGAAAGTAAAGTGCGTTACGGCGCGGCGTTGAATGCCAACGACCGGCAATTGATCGCCAAACTGGAAAATAACGGCAGATCGCTCAATAGCGTATTGCCTGGACTTAGCGACAGATTGCGTTCGCAACGCGGTACTCGCGAGCGTTTTAAACGCGGCTTGGAGATCAGCGGTCGCTATGATTTGCAGTTTAGAAAAACCTTCCGCGATGCCGGCTTGCCTGAGGACTTGGCTTATCTGCCGCACGTAGAGTCCTCGTTTCAACCGTCCGCCAAATCCTCCGCCGGCGCGGTCGGTATGTGGCAATTTACCAAGGCTGCCGCCAAAACCTTCATGCCCGGCGGTGATCGCGTCGATCAACGTTACGATCCTTTCGTGTCCGCCAACGGCGCGGCCCGGTATCTGAGTTACGCTTACGGTAAGCTTGGTGATTGGCCGGCGGCGGTAACTTCATACAACCACGGCATCGGCGGGATGAAGCGTGCCCAAAACCAAGTCGGCAGTGACTTCGTGCGTATCGTAGATACCTATGACGGTCCGGCCTTCGGTTTCGCCTCCCGTAACTACTATGCGCAATTCCTGGCCGCCCGCGAAATTGCTTCCAACCCCGAGCAGTTTTTCCGGGAAGGCGTCCGCTACGAAAGTCCGTTGGCTCCCGGTCAATACTTGGCCGTTGAATAAATCAGCGCTTAAAGCTTATTCCAGCGAGGCTGTCGTAAAGGGTAGGCTAGGCTGAACGCAATGAAGCCCAACCTACATTGCTGTTCTGTTTGTTTAATTCGAGGTGCGGACATGAATAACGCCGAGTCGGCAGCCGATACTGTTTTTCAACTCGGCCCACTGGCGATCAGTAACACGGTCGTGACTACCTGGGGCGTGATGCTGGTTTTTATGGTGTTAATCTTGTCGCTGCGCTTCAGTAGCCAGTCATCCCCATTGCATAACTTACTCGAAGCGGTAGTCGTGGCCATAGAAGGTGCAATTGCCGAAGTGTTACCGGCAGCATCGGTACGGCGGGTGCTGCCGTTCGTGGCCAGCTTGTGGCTGTTTGTGTTGGTGGCTAATCTGGTGGGTTTAATTCCGGAACTCCACGCGCCCACCCGCGACTTGTCCGCTACCGGCGCATTGGCGGTGCTGGTGTTCGGGTCTACTCACTGGTTCGGGATTCGCGACTGCGGCTGGCGTCAGCATTTTCGCCATTACGCCGAACCCAGTATCATCCTGTTACCGTTTCACATCATCAGCGAATTTACCCGCACCCTGGCTTTAGCCATCCGCCTATTCGGCAACATCATGAGTCTGGAAATGGCGGCCTTGCTGGTATTGTTGATTGCCGGCTTTCTGGTGCCGGTGCCATTATTGATGCTGCATGTAATCGAAGCGGTGGTGCAGGCCTATATCTTTGGTATGCTGGCGCTAATCTACATCGCCGGTGCGTTGGAACCTGGCGAATCCGATACATTCGCCATTCCCGAGGAATAGCCATGAATGACATC
The window above is part of the Methylomonas sp. ZR1 genome. Proteins encoded here:
- a CDS encoding TraR/DksA C4-type zinc finger protein, which codes for MLKNAGVPTEGKKYSVYPQQRFLRERGGNMKPKATQLSFCSRCGDEIPPDELQFLPNASLCAFCYNTQLEYRDIHHSGVKISKTVLTLVPQTPKTQDSNAA
- the atpD gene encoding F0F1 ATP synthase subunit beta, with amino-acid sequence MTDEMKQVGRIEAAQGPVVDVRCEYLPPIGQALDVVNGGGRYVLVVFQHLEPTLIRAIALHSVSGLFRGMPVFDRGDALNVPVDPSCLGRILNVFGDPLDGGQPLPNINFRNILSSPPLLSDTLPASQILETGIKVIDLLCPFVRGGKTGLFGGAGVGKTVLMMEFMHAVSVAMQGVSVYAGVGERMREGHELWHEMADAGVLPKALLVYGQMDESPGVRFHVGYTALAYAEYLRDTLDTEVLFLMDNIFRFVQAGSEISGLLGRMPATVGYQPTLLTEVASLEERIVSTKSGSITSVQAVYVPADDMSDPAVATILGHLDSVVILSRQQAAKGIYPAIDPLRSSSRIMDHHILGDRHYQVARAVREHLSRYRELEDIIAMLGIEELSQEDRRIVERARRLQRYLTQPFTTVADHTGMPGVRVPLAQTIADCEAFMDGQYDQLSEADCYMKGAMSA
- a CDS encoding F0F1 ATP synthase subunit epsilon, with the protein product MNGFALTLLDSRGAEHFDTVTQFIGADTDGSFGILAGHIHCVALLRYGLARFCDQADVWHYLALPSGVLRFADNQLTVTTVRYFLGKDRDSICERLAAEMAQADSEVHTARATLSEIEHSLVRRLAELSSRGSAGI
- a CDS encoding AtpZ/AtpI family protein, giving the protein MSFRNKLIEHTRRDLRRLEDKTRRPATWVGMLFYGGTLGLLFVVPIVAGAYLGRWLDTLATGYSVRWTVSLIVLGIGVGAYNVFRFLQEKS
- a CDS encoding lytic transglycosylase domain-containing protein produces the protein MKPPLLRLALPLLALFLLNACTSSSPVKREKMASVRPNIVQQRPSYQPQPTPYKPAFYTGTFPKPAALEPAVDFWRKTYAVWQRSEVAFHDDRYLDVVYEVMTLPGYVAEGLTAEQKDMISQRREYWKAQLAELESKVRYGAALNANDRQLIAKLENNGRSLNSVLPGLSDRLRSQRGTRERFKRGLEISGRYDLQFRKTFRDAGLPEDLAYLPHVESSFQPSAKSSAGAVGMWQFTKAAAKTFMPGGDRVDQRYDPFVSANGAARYLSYAYGKLGDWPAAVTSYNHGIGGMKRAQNQVGSDFVRIVDTYDGPAFGFASRNYYAQFLAAREIASNPEQFFREGVRYESPLAPGQYLAVE
- a CDS encoding F0F1 ATP synthase subunit A; this encodes MNNAESAADTVFQLGPLAISNTVVTTWGVMLVFMVLILSLRFSSQSSPLHNLLEAVVVAIEGAIAEVLPAASVRRVLPFVASLWLFVLVANLVGLIPELHAPTRDLSATGALAVLVFGSTHWFGIRDCGWRQHFRHYAEPSIILLPFHIISEFTRTLALAIRLFGNIMSLEMAALLVLLIAGFLVPVPLLMLHVIEAVVQAYIFGMLALIYIAGALEPGESDTFAIPEE